A single window of Ignavibacteriota bacterium DNA harbors:
- the secD gene encoding protein translocase subunit SecD: MKLNWGKLLLVILPVVAAIAVMIPTYQASQLETKEKEFRNRALKAGNSEDSLAIIEEFRRLHGQDLTDLKKNQLKLGLDLRGGMYVTLEADIVKLIEETAQSESIDELFIAVINKTKEDAASTDQDGLDIFLKNFNEIARPKGKSLISYFDIGDFRDASEEKIIERLRKNADDAIDQAQEVIRQRIDQFGVSEPNIQKVGTNRIILELPGVENQEQMRNLLQTTARLEFNLVKNNADIVRAFTRIDKFLAEQLRKRRGEAPKEPTAVEQAVESIDSITVASQTPADTATAESDTTALADGQKAKSDTTNPYEGLSEDEIRKKHTEEHPFTTLFATYFVPPQENARWVEYYYTTDDVPTEGEFSFRIIKDSMDRFNEILNRPEIRSFIPIDYKIVVEAKPDKRLLKESNVEVYEFYSLKRDPELTGEVITDALQSFDPTTNAPMVNMTMNDEGADRWARITGANLKKRIAIVLDERVYSAPVVQAKITGGRSQITGMANMEEARLLEVVLKAGALKAPVKIIEERVVGPSLGQDSINAGFRASMAGLIIVIIYMVFYYNRAGLVADFAVLLNITLIISVLTALKGTLTLPGIAGIVLTMGMAVDANVLIFERIREELAKGRSLRSAIDEGFGKALSAIIDGNITTGITAFILLVFGSGPIQGFATTLLIGILTTLFTGILITRALLELQLSGGATKFSFGQPKETATA, translated from the coding sequence TTGAAACTAAATTGGGGTAAACTTCTACTGGTTATACTGCCGGTAGTTGCAGCAATAGCTGTGATGATACCAACATATCAGGCTTCACAGCTCGAAACCAAAGAGAAAGAATTTCGCAACAGAGCTTTAAAAGCCGGAAATTCTGAAGATTCTTTAGCAATAATTGAAGAGTTTAGAAGGCTTCACGGACAGGATTTAACTGATTTGAAGAAAAATCAGTTGAAACTTGGACTTGACTTGCGCGGAGGTATGTATGTAACTCTTGAAGCAGACATAGTTAAGCTTATTGAAGAAACAGCTCAATCTGAATCTATTGATGAGTTATTTATTGCTGTAATTAATAAAACTAAGGAAGATGCTGCAAGCACAGACCAGGATGGTTTGGATATCTTCCTCAAGAATTTCAATGAAATTGCCAGACCAAAAGGTAAGTCTTTGATATCTTATTTTGATATCGGTGATTTTAGAGATGCTTCTGAAGAAAAAATTATCGAAAGACTTCGCAAGAATGCAGACGATGCTATTGATCAGGCACAGGAAGTAATCCGTCAGAGAATTGACCAGTTCGGTGTTTCTGAGCCAAATATCCAGAAAGTCGGAACTAACCGAATTATTCTCGAACTTCCCGGAGTTGAAAATCAAGAGCAAATGCGCAACTTGCTTCAGACTACAGCACGTCTGGAATTCAATCTTGTTAAGAACAATGCAGATATCGTAAGAGCATTTACAAGAATTGATAAATTTTTAGCTGAACAGCTAAGAAAAAGAAGAGGCGAAGCACCTAAAGAGCCTACTGCAGTTGAACAAGCGGTTGAATCAATTGATTCTATAACCGTGGCAAGTCAGACGCCTGCAGACACTGCAACAGCTGAATCTGATACAACTGCTTTAGCTGATGGACAAAAGGCAAAAAGTGATACTACAAATCCTTATGAAGGTCTTTCTGAGGATGAAATCAGAAAAAAACATACTGAAGAACACCCTTTCACCACATTATTTGCTACATATTTTGTGCCTCCTCAGGAAAACGCTAGATGGGTAGAGTATTATTATACAACCGATGACGTGCCGACAGAAGGGGAGTTTTCATTCAGAATAATAAAAGATTCTATGGATAGATTCAATGAAATATTGAATCGTCCGGAAATTCGCTCATTCATTCCTATTGATTATAAAATAGTTGTTGAAGCTAAACCTGACAAGAGATTGCTCAAAGAATCCAACGTCGAGGTTTACGAATTCTACAGTCTCAAAAGAGATCCTGAATTAACAGGTGAAGTTATAACTGATGCATTGCAGTCATTCGACCCTACAACAAATGCTCCAATGGTTAATATGACCATGAATGACGAAGGTGCTGACCGCTGGGCAAGAATTACAGGTGCAAATCTTAAAAAAAGAATTGCAATTGTTCTTGACGAAAGAGTTTACTCAGCTCCTGTTGTTCAGGCAAAGATAACCGGTGGCAGGTCGCAGATTACCGGTATGGCAAACATGGAAGAAGCAAGACTTCTAGAAGTAGTGCTTAAAGCAGGTGCTTTGAAAGCTCCTGTTAAGATCATTGAAGAGCGTGTAGTAGGACCATCACTTGGTCAGGATTCTATTAATGCGGGCTTCCGAGCTTCTATGGCAGGTTTGATAATAGTTATTATTTATATGGTATTCTACTATAACAGAGCTGGTTTAGTTGCGGATTTCGCTGTATTACTTAATATCACACTTATCATATCAGTCCTTACAGCACTCAAAGGTACATTGACTTTGCCGGGCATTGCAGGTATAGTATTGACAATGGGTATGGCAGTTGATGCCAACGTACTTATTTTCGAACGTATTCGTGAAGAACTTGCTAAGGGGCGTTCGCTGCGTTCTGCGATTGACGAAGGTTTCGGTAAAGCATTGAGCGCGATTATTGACGGTAATATTACAACCGGTATTACAGCATTCATTCTTCTTGTATTTGGCAGCGGACCTATCCAAGGTTTTGCCACTACATTGCTTATCGGTATTTTGACTACTTTGTTTACAGGTATTTTAATCACCCGTGCATTACTTGAACTTCAGCTTTCCGGCGGCGCTACTAAATTTAGCTTCGGACAGCCTAAAGAAACTGCAACTGCATAA
- a CDS encoding sigma-54-dependent Fis family transcriptional regulator, producing MENFDKQFISEVKKRFGIIGSSPQITIAIETLLQAAPTDLTVLITGETGTGKEVFANALHGLSNRKNQPFVSVNCGAIPETLLESELFGSEKGAFTGAVEQRIGFFETAHKGTIFLDEIGEMPIGTQVKLLRVLESGQFSRLGSSSMHKVDVRIIAATNRDLEIFVEEGKFRRDLFFRLNSVHIKLPVLRSHLQDIPELVDHFGKKVCKKLGLEYSGITKDALNMLMGMPWPGNVRELKNLVETIITLEKGYVMTPEVLRKYIPPALPAYNSHATVENQSLVSVYRDEVASNELLLIFKTLLDIKNDVSEIKRNVFNLMLQSDKIYDSVDNIQIQNADEINTQDDLVNNLDSLRLDEIEKRMIVLALKRSGGNRRQASESLGISERTLYRKLTDFGIEI from the coding sequence ATGGAAAATTTTGACAAACAATTTATATCGGAAGTAAAAAAGCGATTTGGAATTATCGGGAGTTCGCCTCAAATAACGATTGCTATCGAGACTTTGCTTCAGGCTGCACCTACAGACTTAACTGTATTGATTACGGGTGAGACCGGAACCGGCAAAGAAGTTTTTGCGAATGCACTTCATGGTCTGAGTAATCGAAAAAATCAGCCTTTCGTTAGTGTAAATTGCGGAGCAATACCAGAGACACTTTTAGAGTCAGAATTATTCGGTAGTGAAAAAGGAGCATTCACAGGTGCTGTCGAGCAGAGGATAGGTTTTTTTGAAACAGCACATAAAGGCACTATCTTCCTTGATGAAATAGGGGAGATGCCTATTGGTACACAGGTTAAATTGCTAAGAGTTTTGGAGTCCGGTCAGTTTTCGAGGCTTGGTTCATCGAGTATGCACAAAGTTGATGTACGGATCATAGCTGCAACTAACAGAGATTTAGAAATTTTTGTGGAAGAAGGCAAATTTCGTCGGGATTTATTTTTTCGATTGAATTCTGTTCATATCAAACTGCCTGTATTGCGAAGTCACTTGCAGGATATACCCGAACTTGTTGACCATTTCGGCAAAAAAGTCTGTAAGAAATTGGGACTTGAATATAGCGGAATCACAAAAGATGCACTGAATATGCTTATGGGTATGCCTTGGCCAGGGAATGTCAGAGAGTTGAAAAACCTTGTTGAGACTATTATTACCCTTGAGAAAGGATATGTAATGACTCCTGAGGTTCTGCGAAAATATATCCCACCGGCACTTCCGGCTTATAATTCCCATGCAACTGTGGAAAATCAGTCACTTGTTTCTGTTTATCGTGATGAAGTTGCGTCAAATGAGTTACTTTTGATTTTCAAAACATTGCTTGATATAAAAAACGATGTAAGCGAAATTAAGCGAAATGTATTCAATTTGATGCTGCAAAGTGACAAAATTTATGATTCTGTAGACAATATTCAAATACAAAATGCTGATGAAATTAATACTCAGGACGATTTAGTGAACAATCTCGATAGTTTGAGGTTAGACGAAATTGAAAAGAGGATGATTGTGCTTGCACTCAAGCGTTCGGGTGGAAATCGAAGGCAAGCTTCCGAATCATTGGGAATAAGTGAAAGGACTCTTTACAGAAAATTGACAGATTTTGGCATTGAAATTTGA
- a CDS encoding rhodanese-like domain-containing protein, which translates to MKNFKEIIIILVVSIAIGLLYNSSQPKPLPLIYKKKELAQISDDLLFNSANGSSFSSDISLKDEATVTYEQMLKIVASDDFVIVDARSSDFHEKNKIGNAINIFPYDDESEVMNKVLDLPSEKTIIVYCDGGNCDSSHKIAEILINFGYKTHIYSGGWDEWSKKQGVE; encoded by the coding sequence ATGAAAAATTTCAAAGAAATAATTATTATTTTAGTCGTATCAATTGCTATAGGTCTTTTATATAATAGCTCGCAACCAAAACCACTACCATTGATTTATAAGAAAAAAGAACTGGCACAAATAAGTGACGATTTACTTTTTAATAGTGCCAATGGAAGCTCTTTCAGCTCAGATATATCTTTGAAAGATGAAGCTACTGTAACTTATGAACAGATGCTTAAAATTGTAGCCAGTGATGATTTTGTTATAGTGGATGCCCGTAGTAGCGATTTTCATGAGAAGAATAAAATTGGCAACGCAATTAATATCTTTCCGTATGATGATGAATCGGAAGTAATGAATAAAGTGCTTGACTTGCCAAGTGAAAAGACTATAATAGTATATTGCGATGGTGGGAATTGTGATTCAAGTCATAAAATTGCCGAAATTCTAATTAATTTTGGTTATAAAACGCATATTTATTCCGGTGGCTGGGATGAATGGTCCAAAAAACAAGGTGTTGAATAA
- a CDS encoding J domain-containing protein codes for MQILNRISKIFKANINQSDSGSYSFNNEDEELKRIIDELNSEKVNNKERNQNRENYSSSPLSKYYNILGLSPNSTIDDIKNNYKKLMKEYHPDRFAKFDDNTRKNAERKSQEINEAYTKIRKERGF; via the coding sequence ATGCAAATTTTAAATCGTATATCAAAAATATTTAAGGCAAATATTAATCAATCTGACTCAGGCTCTTACTCATTTAATAATGAAGATGAAGAGTTAAAAAGAATAATTGATGAGCTGAATTCTGAAAAAGTAAATAATAAAGAAAGAAATCAAAACCGAGAAAATTATTCATCATCGCCATTAAGTAAGTATTATAATATATTGGGATTAAGTCCAAATTCAACTATTGATGATATTAAGAATAATTATAAAAAATTGATGAAAGAATATCACCCTGACAGATTTGCAAAATTTGATGACAATACAAGAAAAAATGCCGAAAGAAAATCTCAGGAAATTAATGAAGCATATACCAAAATACGAAAAGAAAGAGGATTTTAG